Sequence from the Bacteroides sp. MSB163 genome:
TTCCTCGTAAATGTCATAGATTATCCGGTCATGGGCGGTAATGTGTCGAGACCATGTAATATCCCCACCGCCCCTTAACGCTTCGGGATGCCCAAGCCCAGTCTTAGGGTGCTCTAACAATTCTTTGTAGATTTTCTTATACTTCTTGAACAAATTGGGGTTTGATTTCTTCCATTTGGCAATCACCTTATCCACCCCGTCGGAAACCCTAATTGTGTACATCATAGACTATCGAAATAAGCGTCAATATCCTCACTGCTTTTGAGGGTAACACACTTTCCGGATTTGATTTCTTCCCTTGCCTTGTCAATCCTTGCTTGCAGCTCCGGGGTTATCATCAAATCTTCACGACCAACTTTTACCAAAGCGTAAATCTCGTTTTTCCTGCGAATTAGTACCTGCTCGCCATTGTCAGCTTTGGTGAAAGACGCTGCGAGGTTGTTACGGTATTCTCTTACTGATAATGCTTCCATATCTGTTTGCTTTTAAATTCAGCACAAAGATAGCTATATTTCAATAAAATACAAACATTTTGTACACAAACGTGTACACGCCATAAAAACCCGTTTCCAATCCTACCGCCCGTTGGTTGGTTTTGCTTTGCTCTTTTT
This genomic interval carries:
- a CDS encoding type II toxin-antitoxin system YoeB family toxin — translated: MMYTIRVSDGVDKVIAKWKKSNPNLFKKYKKIYKELLEHPKTGLGHPEALRGGGDITWSRHITAHDRIIYDIYEEVVEVYILEVEGHYNDK